agaatgaggcgctatgcgcatcttctccctCGGCCACAATAGGCGTCGCCAGGACtaggggggttctcagtaccctggtaatccccctagagaatggaggcctgcataggcaggccacccgtcagagcgtcgtggtagcatgcgcaagcgatcccgtggcgctgcttgttatgacggaaaggataccgctggttttttagtgggtattccgttgttcggggcgcactcggcgcctcggacatcggcgagccccacataccccccactgttcccgtgggggaagcgcctaatgcgtttttccagcgacaaaaaaaaagtaagtaaattaaaactattaaaactatTGGCAAgcaacacaaatatatttatatcttgacAATAACAGTTATAtttgcagtgggacattcataggctgttactgactgaatattacaagtaatataaaaatacggtAATTCTTTATTCGAAGGAAACTCTTACAAACTTATTACAAAAAGgtcaatttaaatatgaacaaaatTATCATAAACGTGTACATCCCGGTGGTCTTGTTATATCTAAATATGTCTGAACAGACGGGCGAGGGTGCAATCGTAAAATTCTAGGGagcaatcaatttatttttagacaGCAGATGCGTCTACAAGTGGAGTTAACTTGAACAGGCGGTTAATTGGTACAgtccaataattttattattaatctgtgGCGCTATTCTGTGTTAACAAAATCGAAACGATATGGaagtaaattatgaaattataccattggagtatttttttttttacatataaaattggaaCAGCAATGCCATTTACAGTAagtagatattaataaattataaatgaaaagaataaaaaaaggaaaaagataattaatataaaacaacataaataaacattattacattatcaaaaataatattgtgattatttcaacttatatgtaaaattgtatatttttgattgaatAATGTGacgatttcaaaatattttaatgagcttaaatgaattaatgatCTTGTACTAAAACCAACATAAGATATGCATTTTATAATCGGCAAGTATAAAGTTATCTCCAGAATTTTATCACTTGATACAAACACCAATCCCAGGAAAGATAAATTGACTCTTCAGTGTCGCATACATTGTATTcagtttatatttacatatatacgtgTATACGTTTACAAACAATGATTGATTGTCGCTGATTCTATTAAACTCATTTATgctaatcatattatatttatagaaattctGTGACGTAATTGTAACtattcatacaatattataattccgAAGGCAGTCTCAAGCTTCAAGATTATAAATAGACCAGACagcatttttttgtaaattttaaacagTTCTAATATCTGTAGGGTTACTCCAAACGAATGAATcgcaaaaaaacaataaaccaCCATGAATACCAACTAAATATATAGTCGAGCATTCTTAATTATAGTTAGGCACTTAACCTTTTAACCAGAgctatatatttctttaatatataaggaATCCACATTTTTGAGAGGTTCATTCTTAAATCTTTATAACTAGTATAGGCAgataaatatgcaaataaaaaatatatttgcaatccAATGGATAATATCTAGGACAAAGGTTTTCTTTGGGTTCATCTGAGTCCACGTGACAGTAGTAAAACTTACGTCAGAAGCGTTGCTTCCAAGTTTTACTCTATAGGTACACTGATGTAGTTTATGCATTGGATAAAATATTATCGCAATCATTCATCTTGCAAGATTACGATTCGAAAGTGACTCTAAAATTGTATTGTGTTGTATAAAGAAACTTTtagaattttcattaattttaataactttatttttaattccattCTTACAGATAAAAACAACGCagccatataaatatttaacgaaacCGACCAACGATATAACAATAAAGATAATGGTACATATAGACAAAGAATTGACGAGGAAACTAATCCAGAAGTACGGATTGAAGACGAGAAAGAAATTGAAAAATCTGACACATGGTATATTAGAAAACGCAAGGAAACTATTCATGCATCCAAGTTTGAACCAAACGATTAACTTTAAGTTATTAGACACAAGATTTCTAAGAAACAGTAAAGTGATAGCGATGGATGAAAACGCGCCAAAGTATCTCAGTAGTTACTGCGACTGGCAGAGTAAAAAGAAGATGAGTGAAAGGTCATTGTACTATTCAGTACTGTTGACAGGATTAGACTTATTCCACGTCAACGATGGCAAACTAATTCGGAGTAACTCAGGTAAGAATATCTGACGATGGTGTCCTCCTGACCGTTTTCAGCGACGTTGGACAGTCTTAAGATATTAGTCAATGGCGCATATTACAGTGcccaagtgtttgcgcaaacgcagatgcactctctattccctaagtcTTAATGTCTAATCCGGAACGACAATCGGCATGACGCGGCACGGGAGTACTTTCATCTTAAAAAGTTCTGACTTTTCAATAGCGAATTTTTgacattaaaacataatatagttCAATTAAACCGACCTAGAATTTGTACCTTGAGATCTGAGGCCTTCTATTAtatagactaacgaggcagtttatctgccatatttttttaatttatttatatactttgtttacggatgtaaatttttttccaattttttgAAGTTATATGTATGTGAAGTAACTGGATATTATTGATTACTGTAACTTGGTAccattcataatttaataacctGTCATAAAAACATTGTACTGCTTTGAAGAATATGTGACtaagtataattatagtaatgatGGCTCATAacatcttatattaattatagattgGAATCGCCATCGGGTAGTCATATACAAGATATTCACTTCtgctttatatcattttttactATACATGACTGTTGTCCTCTTTTGGCACAGATAAAGCCTGCACACAATGTTTAAGAAGATAAACTTGTAACATTGTATCAGCAAGTTCACGATTTCCTGCTGCACATAACATAGTCTATTTACAGGTCGTGGCTACACGAGAGGAATGTGCAGCGTCAGAAAAAGCTGTGCTCTCATTGAATGGGATCCGAGaactattagttttttattagcACACGAAATTGGTCACAGGTaggaaatatatttgtttttctattaaacTTTAAGCTCGACAAGCATGTGTAGCTATACAATATCAACAAGTGGTATTGTatcaataatgattttattaaaacatattctgATATCCTGTCCTTAAAACCTGGTCGGGCCTGGTAAAAAATAGTCAACGGGTCCCAATATGCGGTGAAGAAAAAAACGTGAAAAAACCAGCATTTATCAGATAAAATCACTTGTTTTTCCACTAGCCCGCACTGGACAGCGAGGTGGAAAAAGATTCAAAGAATCTTACTCAGCTCACGTCTTTACTCAGCCGTAGGATAATTACAAGCTGTTATTAAACTGTATTTATCTAGGCATACTaataacatacttttttttgtaaagcttaagtaaaaaaaagtaataagccaatatacataaaacttataccaaaaGACGCAGAGCGTAAGAAGGATTTAGTATAGAATATTATAGGAatgaataagtatatttttcttcCAGCCTAGGCATGAGACATGATGGGCCACCATATAATCAATGTAGTGATCAGAAAAACATCATGGCAATAAAATACGACGAATCACACCATCCAAAGAGCTGGTCTCCTTGCAGTTGGTTTTCGTTGAGACAGTTTTTAAAGtaagtagttttatttatatgaaattaaagtataatttatctttttattaaataatgtttttcgcAATTTACATTTTGGATGTTAACATTACACGTTTATATAAACCGGATGTCGGCCATATGCGCTAAATTGCCGAAATACTGAAACCTAATTTCGTTTTAGCGTGTATTGTATAAACTATCCTCGTCGGGAACGATCAGTTAGCAATGACCTAATTCACTactattaactaaattaacttaaatgtatgttatattgttataattgcatAAGTACATAGCGATGACCCAGTGgctacgcgtgaatcttaatcgaagattgtgggttcaaacacgggtaAGCACCGATAAGTTTTCAtatgaaggaaatcatcgtgacaCACAGAATTCGGATAGTCATTATCTTTAAGGCTGTTGCTTTACATTGTAATCTTTAAGTCTATAATACACGAGtaggtaaaaatacattaaacgaTCAATATGCTGTATTGATAgccttacaaatatatttagcaaCTATTGTTCATATGTCGAAAAAtgaaattgcaattatttttccACAGGACCAGTAAAGCGTGGTGCGTCAGAACTGAACATGATAGaagaaatacattaaaacattatGTATCAAGGAACTAATATTTGTGATAAAGAGagcatttatttatagaacTATCTAGTCAGATTATaccgcaacagcctgtgaatgtcccactgctgggctaaaggcctcctctcctctttttgaggagaaggtttggagcttattccaccacgctgctccaatgcgggttggtggagtcAGATTATAAAATGTTAGCAATTAAAGTTACTGACTTAAACTGACATTAACAGATAATTGTGGATTACCCgctaaaaacaaataagtaagTTGTTACTGGGCTGGTAATACTTTGATAAAATTCAAGATTATAATCGTAGATGAATGTTAAAATAACTTCATGATTCTATCCTCTTTTTAACATAAAAGCTAAGCTCAAagtttagatataatataataataaaaaattattcataatagagAGAttgataaaagtaattattactaCAAATAggtttaaacaatttaatttctaaTCCAGTGTGTGAAGTACTGTACTTTCTAGGTTTTtgtatgttaaaaaattattctttatgtAAGTACTAAGAATAAGTAagttgaaatgttattatttattgtaaataatccCATGAATACTTTCTTTTTCTagtgaattaatataattatgtaagcaTAAAAACGCCTCTGAAATAATAAAGctacaaatacttttattatgtatttacatttgTATGTACAAAAATGTATTGAAGATTTTAACAGTTTTCTGCTTGCGTGTATTTAATCCAATATTAAGTTGTTCATAAAGTACTTCTAAGCAATGTTTTTCTAAGAAATATAATGCATTGTTATTAAGTACATAGGATATGGCGATAAATGAATTGGCatcttatgtaaatatgtatatcatattaatatttttccagATATCTGAAAAATAATTCGTCAATCAAATATAAGAAACTCTATTGTGCTAGCTACTTCTATGTAACTGAAATAAGCATTTACATAATAACtataagtacaaaaaataaacgcattaataaattattaaacttatattcGTCTATTTAAAAGATAAGACCAATTAAAGAAGCTTGACATACATCAatgaatatgattttatttataatttttataaaatagcaatTACTTGCACAAAAGTATAACTtgctatattaatttaatcaggCGCTATTTAAGTTACACGAGTCAAATTCAGGCAAGCTCAACTGAGTTATctgcttttttatttgtatttgagcTCCgtgataaaggaaaacattgtggtGAAAAACCTCCATATGATAGGCGAAATTTTGCTACATGCGTAtgcgttttataataaaatcttataattataatattattaaatgagcatttcttgtatatatatatatatgtttataaatttatttcgtgtatctcgTTAACGGTTCCCTTTGgctcaaatttaatatttacataacattttgttttattagctTATCTGAATCAGTGAATCGGGAATCTAGGAGTCATCATGGTCGCGGTCCTTCGCGTAGTCTACAATTGTATCATATTGCCGTCCATTGCGCACTGTGTTTGCATATCTGCGGTCGGCAGTGAGACAACGGAAGCGCTTGGCACTATCTACCTTTTCTCGAGGCGTAGTTTTGTCACTATAGTAGAACTCTACCCAAGTAGAGTGCCAGTCTGGGTCGGAATtcatccaaaaatatttttctataaatatgtaggtatattatatgttttaaaatgcgTGTATACGTATTGATGACATGtaggaattataattattatttttacaacataAAACCCGACATAAGCAATTGGCTACCTACAGATACATTCGTTGATTGGATATTAATAGAACGGCGGCgatcatagataataaattttggggaaaaatatattttgtaaatcagTATTAATAGATACCGATGTAtactaaagttattatatattccaaAATATCTAGAAGAAACTAGTTGCCATACTTAAATAAAGACTTACCGACGCATAGTATATAAAAGTCTAGTATACATgtgtggcctagtggttagaacacgtgaatcttgtTCTAAAACTGTGGGTTCAAATTCTGGTAAGTTTTTCAGCCAATGATTTTTCTTGTGTCTTTCgagtatataattcatctcgtgctcgacggtgaagaaaaGCATTGTGTAAAAACCTGTTCATGTTAATTGAATATCTGACATATGTACGTGACCACCACCCAGCATTGGACCACCGTGGATGATTAAGCTCGTAACCTTCGCACAAAGAGAATATGCCTTAGTCGATCAACATTTCCAGTCTACTGCATGCTCTTTTAAtaggaatttatttaaaaaaaaactcttggtacaataaatttagaataaataatacattaaaaaaaattcattaaatgttCTACTAGTAATAGGCTATCATATCATCACtatatattaaacaacaaaGTCCCCCTCACCGCGTTTGtctgtttgaacgcgataaactcaaaaacgacCGAATGGATTCTGATCTGATAAAATCACGTTGACTGCGACCTTACTGACGTGTGCCGCGTACACCAATAgagttatgtatatgtatttcgatataaaggttttatatagACCCTTAtttaacgagccggttggcgtggttggtggatacgtgcctttcacgccgaaggttgtgggttcgattcccagggcagatatttgtgtgcatgaacatgtctgtttgtcctgagtctgggtgtaattacctatacgtgtatttttttttttgttttagaactTTATTCTCATTACGACAACGTCATTTACATGAGAACTTAtatctaacttataaatataacaattcgtTCGGATCAGCAAAACAGATGAGATAacagtttcaattaattattttaacatagaaTCGTTACACAGAATATGGTTATAAAGTCGAGATTTAAACATAGAAATATTTGTTAGAGTTTTTACTTGTTTaggtaaattgttataaagttttgctCCCTCAAAAATAATCATCTTTTTTCCATTCTTAGTTCTAGTTTTAGGCAGTATTAGATGGCTAGCACGTCTAGTTGCATATTCGTGTAATTGACCTTTGCTTTCGAAAGATATttctgtatgtatttttttgtctaaGATTTTACATATAAGAATACAAGTAGTGTAGTTGtataattgcttaatattcattaatttggtTTCTTTATAGACTTTATCTGAAGGTGTTAAATAAGGgtaatgaaaaagtaatttaattattttattttgagcaaTTTGAAGTTGGGCTATATTGCTTTTTGATGCCACACCCCATATTTCGATGAGATACAAAAGATGTGGTTTCACTAAACTATTGTAAATCATTAAGCGAACTCGACGAGGTAAACATCGAACCGTTGAGCTCAATGAACCGATTAGGCTAGAGAGTTTGTTTGTAATATCTTCTATATGTGTATTCCATGTTAAATATGTATCAAGTCTTAGTCCTAGATATTTTTCTTGCTTTTTCTCTTGcaaaggtatattatttattgtaagaggTGTATGaagctgtatttttttatttttcgcttTGAAGATCATATagcatgttttattaatattaatagtgagCAGATTTGATTGGAACCACATATAAAGATTATTGAGATCTGCTTGCGCTTGaggtataatatcattaattgagGATCCGAAATAAAACAAGCATGTATCATCAGCATAAAGAGTGAGTTCACCATGTAAGTCCAattgatgaatattattaatgtatgttaaaaaGAGCAAAGGCCCTAAAATGGAGCCTTGGGGCACTCCATAGTTTATAATTGCAGGTTTACTTtggtacttattaattttaacaatttgatGTCGATTAGTGAGGTAAGATCGAAACATATTCAAGGCATTGCCAGTGACACCAATACATTCGAGTTTTTCTAAGAGAATTGAATGACTAAcggtatcaaaggctttttttagATCGATAAATATtccttacaaaagaaaaatagtatatttagtatatcagttgtctggtttacatagtacaagctctgtacaagcttaatttgggatcagatggccgtgtgtgaaaaatgtcccaggatattattattattctaaccGTGCGAAGCTGGGCCGGGTAGAGCTAGTGCAgtataaaatatcacattttgaattatatttaagacataaaagtttttttatatagaatatgaaggcggacgagcatatgggccacctgattggactggacattggcattgtaagaaatgttaaccatcgcttacatcaccaatgcgccaccaacctagttaaataagatgttatgtcctttgtgcctgtaatttcactggctcaatcacccttcaaaccggaacattacaaaaccaagtaatgctgttttgcggtagaatatctgctgagtgggtggttcctaccaagacgagcttgcacaaagccctactaacAATGAGAAAAGTAACATTATCAgccatcaattattataaataatatatataattagtgttTTCCTGCGGCTTCGCCCATATCTTAAGTAGGGGGGAGATTTTGGGagggattatttaaaaaaagcagcATACTTcctatcaaaatcggttcggtGTTCTAGCCGTAAAGGCGTAACAgacagatatatttactttcccaattatattagtatggatTAAATCCCACGCTTTACAATGTAAGCATGCCTTTTGTATAAATCGTGTATGTTTTGTAGTCTTTTTGCTAACATGCAAGAAGAAATTTGAGTAAAATACCTTTCACACAGGTTACGCGTCTGaaatacaaatgttatttataatgaaaataaaacactttCTCCGTTATATCCGTAAATACAGACCAACAATGcgtttataatgttaaattcaGGTCACGCGCATCCATCTGTGTATCTGTCTGCgtgatattattgttaaacaaaCACCATTTATGTTTGTCTATTATCTACTTTTTATGTCATAATACATTGTAAActttcacatttttattattattcaaatttcattATGCATTTCTATTTTTAGTTGTTTCATCCTTGATATTTTGAATTCGATTAAGCAAAGCTCATCTAATGGTTagtatatctttaaatattggaattataaaaatcttttgatAAACTACACATTTATAATGCTTACAAGCAAATAGTAACATGACAgcaagtaaatgtcccacagctggggaAAAGGTGTCCTcggatgaattataagcactaaataagcaaataaaaactcAGTGTTTCTTTGTATTAATTTGCAGTGTTTTGTTAATaagaattgaattaatattctttCTATCAACGACTCATAGCTCATAGCGATGTCACCAGTGTTAAGCTTCACTGCTCCGCTCCCGTGGGttgtagcgtgatgttatattatgtactagcCAATCATCCCGGCTTCGCATGAGTAGATTagaagaaaatgtattttatattgaaggaGTAACTCTGATAATTTTCAAGTCAATAAAGCGGATagcttaggagatctcgtgataagCGGTAtatcgcatatatatatatatatatatat
This genomic stretch from Nymphalis io chromosome 17, ilAglIoxx1.1, whole genome shotgun sequence harbors:
- the LOC126775015 gene encoding A disintegrin and metalloproteinase with thrombospondin motifs adt-2-like — protein: MKLCLILILLTIIRFGNGSQIKTTQPYKYLTKPTNDITIKIMVHIDKELTRKLIQKYGLKTRKKLKNLTHGILENARKLFMHPSLNQTINFKLLDTRFLRNSKVIAMDENAPKYLSSYCDWQSKKKMSERSLYYSVLLTGLDLFHVNDGKLIRSNSGRGYTRGMCSVRKSCALIEWDPRTISFLLAHEIGHSLGMRHDGPPYNQCSDQKNIMAIKYDESHHPKSWSPCSWFSLRQFLKTSKAWCVRTEHDRRNTLKHYVSRN